A genomic stretch from Dissulfurispira thermophila includes:
- the thiE gene encoding thiamine phosphate synthase → MNIKSLICFITDGSDEESVLKALRSGILWIQYREKGLTRGEMFYKASRLREITRKFNACFIVNDHVDIAFIVDADGVHLGQKDLPLKEARKIMANSNKIIGISTHNLTEAIEAEKGGADYIGFGSIFPTTTKNDAVVYGLDTLKKVKSFVNIPVIAIGGINTDNVKSVLDAGCDGVAVSSGLLRGDVVENARRFLSIIEEVRQ, encoded by the coding sequence ATGAATATTAAGAGTCTCATTTGTTTCATAACAGATGGAAGTGATGAAGAGTCTGTTTTAAAAGCTTTAAGATCAGGCATTTTATGGATTCAGTACAGGGAGAAGGGTCTGACCCGAGGAGAAATGTTTTATAAGGCATCAAGGCTAAGAGAAATCACTAGAAAATTCAATGCATGTTTTATAGTGAATGATCATGTAGATATTGCCTTTATTGTTGATGCCGATGGGGTACATCTGGGTCAAAAAGACCTACCGTTAAAAGAAGCAAGAAAGATTATGGCCAATAGCAATAAAATTATCGGAATATCCACTCATAATCTAACGGAGGCAATAGAAGCAGAAAAGGGAGGTGCTGATTACATAGGTTTTGGTTCTATCTTTCCTACGACAACAAAGAATGATGCAGTTGTGTATGGTTTGGATACACTAAAAAAAGTAAAATCATTTGTTAATATTCCTGTGATTGCTATAGGCGGTATAAATACAGATAATGTGAAATCTGTCCTTGATGCGGGGTGCGATGGTGTTGCTGTATCTTCAGGACTTTTAAGAGGGGATGTTGTGGAGAATGCGAGGAGATTTCTATCTATCATAGAGGAGGTTAGGCAATGA
- the accC gene encoding acetyl-CoA carboxylase biotin carboxylase subunit, which translates to MKLFKKILIANRGEIAVRIIRACKELGIRTVAIFSDIEKGSLHVRLADESICIGPANSRHSYLNIPAILSAAEVTDSEAIHPGYGFLSENPQFAEACATSGITFIGPTPENIRIGGDKAKARQVLKRRGIPVVPGSDGPVISEETAVKIAQKIGFPVIIKASAGGGGRGMRIVREEQELSHAFHMAQRESLAAFGNNEIYVEKYLPSIRHIEVQIISDGKNVIHLGERDCSIQRRHQKLIEEAPSTIATAKFRKKIGELAVRAAKAMKYHNVGTIEFIVDQEQNVYFMEVNTRVQVEHPVTEEVTGVDIIKEQIRIAAGFPLSYKQNQIKPSGYSIECRINAEDPEKFIPCPGRITLFSPPGGPGVRVDTAAYTGWVVPSHYDSLIAKLIVHGKNREEAIAKMKRALDEFIIEGIKTTIPFHKKVFNHPDFIRGNFSTDFIDRMSNGNVSNGHKIFEVVDSQG; encoded by the coding sequence ATGAAACTTTTTAAAAAGATACTTATTGCAAACAGAGGCGAGATAGCTGTAAGGATTATCAGGGCATGCAAGGAACTTGGCATCAGGACAGTTGCAATATTCTCTGACATAGAAAAGGGATCTCTTCATGTCAGGCTTGCAGACGAGTCTATATGTATTGGCCCTGCTAACTCTCGGCACAGTTATCTGAATATACCAGCAATACTCAGTGCGGCTGAGGTTACTGATTCAGAGGCAATTCATCCTGGGTATGGATTTCTATCAGAAAATCCTCAATTTGCTGAGGCGTGTGCTACATCAGGAATAACATTTATAGGCCCGACCCCTGAAAATATCAGGATTGGTGGAGATAAGGCAAAGGCACGGCAGGTATTGAAGAGGCGTGGCATTCCTGTTGTCCCTGGCAGTGACGGGCCTGTAATATCAGAGGAGACAGCAGTAAAAATAGCTCAGAAGATAGGGTTTCCTGTGATAATAAAGGCATCTGCTGGTGGTGGTGGACGTGGCATGAGGATAGTTAGAGAAGAGCAGGAACTTTCCCACGCATTTCATATGGCTCAGAGGGAATCGCTTGCTGCCTTTGGAAACAACGAGATATATGTAGAGAAATATCTCCCTTCTATAAGACATATAGAAGTTCAGATAATCTCTGATGGTAAAAATGTAATACATCTTGGAGAGCGTGACTGTTCGATACAAAGAAGGCACCAAAAGCTTATAGAAGAGGCCCCGTCTACTATCGCAACGGCAAAATTTCGCAAGAAGATAGGAGAACTTGCGGTGAGGGCTGCAAAGGCAATGAAATATCATAATGTAGGAACAATAGAGTTTATTGTTGATCAGGAACAAAATGTTTACTTCATGGAAGTGAATACAAGAGTGCAGGTAGAGCATCCTGTTACAGAGGAGGTCACAGGAGTGGATATAATAAAAGAGCAGATTCGTATAGCTGCGGGATTTCCTTTGTCTTATAAGCAGAATCAGATTAAACCATCAGGCTATTCTATAGAGTGCAGAATAAATGCAGAAGATCCCGAGAAATTTATACCGTGTCCTGGCAGGATAACATTGTTTTCTCCTCCGGGTGGCCCGGGTGTAAGGGTGGATACTGCAGCATATACAGGCTGGGTTGTGCCTTCTCATTATGACTCTCTGATAGCAAAGTTGATTGTCCATGGGAAGAACAGAGAAGAGGCTATTGCAAAGATGAAACGGGCACTTGATGAATTTATCATTGAAGGTATAAAGACCACAATCCCATTTCATAAAAAGGTATTTAATCATCCTGATTTTATAAGAGGTAATTTTAGTACAGACTTTATAGACAGGATGAGCAATGGCAACGTCAGTAATGGACATAAAATTTTTGAGGTTGTGGATAGTCAAGGATGA
- the accB gene encoding acetyl-CoA carboxylase biotin carboxyl carrier protein, producing MELEDLKELMGLLKDTDVTELQIEKDGFKVKIKREKFFGHLEFPQAAHEKREIKKEEVLVETETEGRLLTVTSPIVGTFYRSPSPDAEPFVDVGTRVKKGQVLCIIEAMKLMNEIESDVDGVVVRILVESGHPVEYGEPLFLIEPIT from the coding sequence ATGGAACTTGAAGATTTAAAGGAATTGATGGGGCTTTTGAAAGATACAGATGTGACCGAACTACAGATAGAAAAGGACGGCTTTAAGGTCAAGATTAAACGTGAAAAGTTTTTTGGTCACCTTGAGTTCCCACAGGCTGCACATGAGAAACGAGAGATAAAAAAAGAAGAGGTGCTTGTAGAGACAGAAACAGAAGGAAGGCTTTTGACTGTTACTTCCCCAATTGTTGGCACATTTTATCGTTCTCCATCTCCTGATGCTGAACCATTTGTTGATGTTGGCACCCGTGTAAAGAAAGGACAGGTCTTGTGCATAATAGAGGCAATGAAACTTATGAACGAGATAGAGAGCGATGTTGATGGAGTGGTTGTGAGGATACTTGTAGAAAGCGGGCATCCTGTAGAGTATGGAGAGCCGTTATTTCTGATAGAGCCTATAACCTGA
- the efp gene encoding elongation factor P, with protein MITAGDFKRGAKIEYKGEPFEVIEFQHVKMQQRAPIVRTKIKSLKTGRVLEENFPAGDKFEPAKLEEKDMQYLYVDGDHHYFMDMETYEQVPLTAEQLGDAKKFIKENMTVKILYYKGEPISVEPPMFVELAVADTEPAFKGDTASGGSKPATLETGAVVKVPFHIQIGDVLKIDTRNSEYIEKVK; from the coding sequence TTGATTACAGCAGGGGATTTTAAAAGAGGAGCAAAGATTGAATACAAAGGCGAGCCCTTTGAGGTGATTGAATTTCAGCATGTAAAGATGCAGCAACGAGCGCCTATTGTGAGGACAAAGATAAAGAGTTTAAAAACAGGAAGGGTGCTTGAAGAGAACTTTCCAGCAGGAGATAAGTTTGAACCTGCAAAGCTCGAAGAAAAAGATATGCAATATTTATATGTTGATGGTGATCATCACTATTTTATGGATATGGAGACATATGAGCAGGTGCCTCTGACAGCAGAACAACTTGGTGATGCAAAGAAGTTTATCAAGGAGAATATGACTGTTAAGATACTTTATTACAAAGGTGAGCCTATAAGTGTTGAACCCCCTATGTTTGTCGAACTCGCAGTAGCAGATACAGAACCTGCATTTAAAGGGGATACAGCATCAGGTGGGAGCAAACCTGCAACACTTGAGACAGGCGCTGTTGTTAAAGTGCCTTTTCATATACAAATTGGGGATGTGCTTAAGATAGATACAAGGAACTCGGAATATATAGAAAAAGTTAAGTAG
- a CDS encoding M24 family metallopeptidase yields the protein MIQSRKKQIQQIIGLKRLDGLLVTNITNIRYLTGFTGSSGFVIITRNRGIFFTDFRYREQSEKEVKGFEIGIEKGKRIRLIRSFVKKAGIKKLGFEKTISYEFYELLKKISVQLLPQKHIIEDMRKIKDEEEIENIKKAVKRAEEAFLKIKPRIRVGVKEREIALRLEEQLKRVGCKDIPFDTIVASGKNSSMPHARPSEKKIEKGDFVIIDWGGEYNGYYSDMTRTFLMDCVGLDKKIEIYNTVNYARQRAIKSIKEGLKTQEIDSIVRNIIKKAGYGEFFGHGTGHGVGLDVHEYPHVSWNKGEKIRNNMVFTIEPGIYIPELGGVRIEDMILVRNGKAELLTDLSRELEIIK from the coding sequence ATGATACAGTCAAGAAAAAAACAAATTCAGCAGATTATTGGATTGAAGAGGCTCGATGGTCTTTTGGTCACAAATATAACAAATATCCGCTATCTGACAGGATTTACAGGTTCCTCGGGGTTTGTTATCATTACGCGGAATAGAGGTATTTTCTTTACAGATTTCAGATACAGGGAACAGTCTGAAAAAGAGGTTAAGGGTTTTGAGATCGGCATAGAAAAAGGCAAAAGAATAAGGCTCATAAGAAGTTTTGTTAAGAAAGCAGGCATAAAAAAATTAGGATTTGAAAAGACAATATCTTATGAATTCTATGAATTGTTGAAAAAAATATCAGTGCAACTGCTTCCTCAAAAGCACATTATCGAGGATATGAGGAAGATAAAGGATGAGGAGGAGATAGAGAATATAAAAAAGGCAGTAAAGAGGGCAGAAGAGGCATTTCTTAAAATTAAACCTCGGATAAGGGTCGGTGTTAAAGAGAGAGAGATTGCACTGAGGCTTGAAGAACAATTGAAAAGGGTAGGATGTAAAGATATCCCATTTGATACAATAGTTGCCTCTGGAAAGAATTCATCAATGCCCCACGCACGGCCATCAGAAAAGAAGATAGAAAAAGGAGATTTTGTTATAATTGACTGGGGCGGAGAATATAACGGCTATTATTCAGATATGACGAGGACATTTCTTATGGATTGTGTGGGTCTGGATAAAAAAATAGAAATCTACAATACAGTCAACTATGCAAGGCAAAGGGCAATTAAATCAATAAAAGAAGGGTTAAAGACACAAGAAATAGACAGTATTGTCAGAAATATCATTAAAAAAGCAGGATACGGGGAATTCTTCGGGCATGGCACAGGACATGGCGTAGGGCTTGATGTTCATGAATATCCCCATGTATCATGGAATAAAGGTGAAAAAATCCGTAATAATATGGTATTTACCATCGAACCTGGAATATATATCCCTGAATTAGGGGGCGTTAGGATAGAGGATATGATTTTAGTGAGGAACGGAAAGGCAGAACTCTTGACTGATCTCAGCAGGGAGTTGGAGATAATTAAATAG